One Thermococcus kodakarensis KOD1 genomic window carries:
- a CDS encoding metallophosphoesterase, with the protein MPAMLEFLRRKRLRRENEDEKALLHISDTPERAYPRIAQLIDELHPEYIVHTGDLVDNIKLERRPDLKPLYVGGVRKLARILKGSGAELYVVPGNEDDLEILKEYFEGSVVEPGTVVEIEGVKFALGHKPEEVARLDADFRLYGHNFEVIPGGLNGLRSINIVFLPSRRVVKIGYPPGTDTHRGYKLWRGL; encoded by the coding sequence GTGCCCGCTATGCTTGAGTTCCTTCGGAGAAAGCGCCTTCGAAGAGAGAACGAAGATGAAAAGGCCCTACTCCACATAAGCGACACACCTGAGAGGGCTTACCCCAGGATAGCGCAGCTTATAGATGAGCTTCATCCTGAGTACATAGTCCACACTGGAGACCTCGTTGACAACATAAAGCTTGAGAGAAGACCTGACCTGAAACCTCTCTACGTGGGCGGAGTCAGAAAGCTTGCGAGAATTTTGAAAGGCTCAGGGGCTGAGCTTTACGTTGTCCCCGGCAACGAGGACGATCTGGAAATTCTGAAAGAGTACTTCGAGGGTTCAGTGGTGGAACCTGGCACGGTCGTTGAGATAGAGGGGGTAAAGTTTGCACTTGGCCATAAACCGGAAGAAGTTGCGAGATTGGATGCAGATTTCAGACTCTACGGGCACAACTTCGAAGTGATACCAGGAGGGCTAAACGGCCTCAGAAGTATCAACATCGTCTTTCTTCCCTCAAGGCGGGTTGTAAAGATAGGCTATCCCCCGGGCACCGATACTCACCGGGGTTACAAGCTCTGGAGGGGATTGTGA
- a CDS encoding saccharopine dehydrogenase family protein codes for MKVLVLGAGNVGRAVAWDLRDEFEVYVGDIDGEKLKAVGEFATPLKVNAANFEELVEVMKSFDLVVGTLPGRFGYGSIKAAIKAGVDMVDVSFMPENPLELKEGAEKANVTVIFDAGFAPGLSHILMGRIWNQLDTLEEGRIWVGGLPKDPKPPLYYRITWSPKDLIEEYTRPARVIRNGAVTTVDPLGEIREVNINGMEFEAFVSDGLRSLLESVRAETLEEWTLRWPGHLEKMRVLRELGFFREENLDFTLKVISPLMSFESPDFSIMLVEGEGVENGERKRMSYLLYDEEKDGFTSMSRVTGFTAAIIARIVAEGSCIYGVIPPEILGMRIDTFSRIVGEIRERGITLEEVEGNASPDNS; via the coding sequence ATGAAGGTTCTAGTTCTGGGTGCGGGCAACGTTGGAAGGGCCGTTGCTTGGGATTTGAGAGATGAGTTCGAGGTTTACGTCGGAGATATAGACGGCGAGAAGCTGAAGGCAGTTGGGGAGTTCGCCACTCCCCTGAAGGTTAACGCGGCCAACTTCGAAGAACTAGTCGAGGTCATGAAGAGCTTTGACCTCGTTGTTGGCACCCTGCCCGGGAGGTTTGGCTACGGGTCAATCAAAGCGGCCATCAAGGCAGGCGTTGATATGGTTGACGTTTCCTTCATGCCCGAAAACCCGCTTGAGTTGAAAGAGGGAGCCGAAAAGGCGAACGTGACTGTTATCTTTGACGCTGGCTTTGCACCGGGGTTAAGTCACATTCTAATGGGCAGAATCTGGAATCAGCTTGATACTCTTGAGGAAGGAAGGATATGGGTGGGAGGCCTGCCCAAGGATCCAAAGCCACCACTTTATTACAGAATTACATGGTCACCTAAAGATTTAATTGAAGAATACACTAGGCCGGCGAGGGTTATCAGGAACGGTGCCGTTACTACAGTGGACCCACTGGGTGAAATCAGGGAAGTCAACATAAACGGCATGGAGTTCGAGGCCTTCGTAAGCGACGGTCTGAGAAGCCTGCTGGAAAGTGTAAGGGCCGAAACCCTTGAGGAGTGGACTCTCCGCTGGCCGGGTCACCTTGAAAAGATGAGGGTTCTCCGCGAGCTGGGATTCTTCAGGGAAGAGAACCTTGACTTCACACTGAAGGTCATATCTCCCCTCATGAGCTTTGAAAGTCCGGACTTCTCGATAATGCTGGTTGAGGGAGAAGGCGTTGAGAATGGAGAGAGAAAGAGAATGTCCTACCTTCTGTACGATGAGGAAAAAGATGGTTTCACCTCAATGAGCAGGGTCACGGGCTTCACAGCCGCGATAATAGCCAGGATAGTGGCAGAGGGAAGCTGCATTTACGGTGTAATACCACCTGAGATACTGGGAATGCGGATAGACACATTCTCCAGAATAGTTGGTGAGATCCGTGAGAGGGGAATAACGTTAGAGGAGGTGGAGGGAAATGCTTCACCTGATAATAGCTGA
- a CDS encoding 16S rRNA methyltransferase gives MLHLIIAEAELELVPESIRDHPAVVNYARRRKKRPEEAILDSTYHHAALKKLPDGDRRGRPDIVHICLLNALESIANKEGFLRVYVHTRNDEVIHIKPETRLPRNYNRFLGLMESLFKKGAVPEGLELLRIEKKPLESLIEDINPDTVFIMHEEGELIRPRSFGEILASHQNPVVVVGGFPHGDFMRPIEGTKVSLYREPLMAWTVVSEVIVNFEAALGL, from the coding sequence ATGCTTCACCTGATAATAGCTGAGGCGGAGCTTGAGCTGGTTCCGGAGAGCATTAGAGACCATCCGGCAGTCGTGAACTACGCAAGAAGACGGAAGAAGAGGCCAGAAGAGGCGATACTGGACAGCACCTACCACCACGCGGCACTGAAGAAGCTCCCGGACGGCGACAGGCGCGGAAGGCCAGATATAGTCCACATCTGCCTCCTCAACGCCCTCGAAAGTATAGCGAACAAAGAGGGCTTCCTGCGGGTCTATGTCCACACGAGAAACGATGAAGTGATACACATAAAGCCCGAAACACGGCTTCCAAGGAACTACAACAGATTCCTGGGTCTCATGGAGAGCCTCTTTAAGAAGGGTGCCGTTCCGGAAGGGCTAGAGCTTTTGAGGATAGAAAAGAAACCGCTTGAATCTTTGATTGAAGATATAAACCCTGATACGGTCTTCATAATGCACGAGGAAGGGGAGCTAATAAGGCCCAGGTCGTTCGGAGAGATCTTGGCTTCCCACCAGAACCCCGTCGTTGTAGTCGGAGGTTTTCCCCACGGCGACTTCATGAGGCCTATTGAGGGGACGAAAGTCAGCCTGTATCGTGAGCCTCTAATGGCATGGACGGTAGTAAGCGAAGTCATCGTAAACTTTGAGGCTGCCCTGGGACTTTGA
- a CDS encoding sodium-dependent transporter: MITGYIIGVLNYVLLPKYNIIFGLKGILIGALVSLAVLVLIRSETESTKRTRYLPYEFMFKVSRTPGLMITFVLFLVIVAGITAYLSGWAMIFLLGQDSSFIVPLAILTILIAALLLLLAKGRTVELLAVLSVLVIVLTLVSVFLIRNEASSVIVSKQAKLYMDHVLSSMWSFDSPLNIQGLATFFSGILLAFGLGAGVYYVIGSFSPEELNVERVLLGVFVLQLILGIAASYTVAYSLGASFQAFEDAVRNPNASPEEVFRLYREFQTLKSYTGNPSVSVHESIQAFYLIPSILLDVLPKAKLMVYSLLISLYMAGFTTVIVLIEMGAQMTAEVVQTNRRNALATVSVLSLAISLAMWNEALFKVFIFLPFSIVGILAAIEAYPSLKSLQSHEKLLTALGAAVMLVIGLGSLYYSLTGIFAMKLAAITGLILLVPVAFNSMLLRSGRQR; the protein is encoded by the coding sequence TTGATAACAGGTTATATTATAGGAGTACTGAACTACGTCCTTCTTCCCAAGTACAACATAATCTTCGGTCTCAAAGGAATACTGATAGGGGCATTAGTCTCCCTTGCAGTCCTCGTATTAATCCGCTCTGAGACTGAAAGTACCAAAAGGACAAGGTATTTACCTTATGAGTTTATGTTCAAGGTCTCGCGTACTCCAGGCCTGATGATAACGTTCGTTCTGTTCCTTGTCATAGTTGCTGGAATCACGGCGTATCTCTCTGGATGGGCAATGATATTCCTTCTCGGGCAGGATAGCAGCTTCATAGTCCCCCTGGCGATCCTGACAATCCTAATAGCCGCACTCCTCCTGCTTCTCGCAAAGGGCAGAACTGTCGAACTCTTAGCGGTTCTCTCAGTCTTGGTTATAGTCCTAACACTTGTCTCTGTCTTTCTAATACGCAACGAGGCCTCATCGGTGATAGTCTCAAAGCAGGCAAAGCTATACATGGATCATGTGCTCTCGAGTATGTGGTCGTTTGATTCGCCCCTAAACATACAGGGGTTGGCTACATTCTTCTCTGGGATCCTGCTGGCGTTTGGTTTGGGAGCCGGCGTCTATTACGTCATAGGAAGCTTTTCTCCAGAAGAACTGAACGTGGAGAGAGTCCTGTTGGGAGTCTTTGTCCTTCAGCTGATCTTGGGCATTGCAGCCTCGTACACTGTAGCTTACTCCCTTGGGGCCTCCTTCCAGGCCTTTGAAGACGCCGTTCGCAATCCCAACGCATCCCCAGAAGAGGTATTCAGGCTCTATCGGGAATTCCAGACATTGAAATCATACACTGGGAATCCATCAGTCTCCGTTCACGAGTCAATCCAGGCATTCTACTTAATACCCTCCATTCTCCTTGACGTCCTCCCAAAAGCCAAACTAATGGTATACTCCCTCCTGATATCTCTATACATGGCAGGCTTCACAACGGTAATAGTCCTTATAGAGATGGGTGCTCAGATGACGGCAGAAGTCGTCCAGACAAACAGAAGAAACGCCCTAGCAACGGTCTCAGTCCTGAGCCTGGCGATTTCCCTTGCCATGTGGAACGAGGCATTATTTAAGGTATTCATCTTCCTCCCGTTCAGTATCGTGGGAATCTTGGCTGCTATCGAGGCATATCCCTCCCTCAAGAGCCTCCAATCCCATGAAAAGCTCCTGACTGCCCTCGGAGCCGCAGTAATGCTCGTGATAGGGCTTGGCTCCCTTTACTATTCCCTTACCGGGATCTTTGCCATGAAACTCGCGGCCATTACCGGCCTGATACTGCTAGTGCCCGTGGCATTTAATAGTATGCTTCTCAGAAGCGGAAGACAAAGGTAG
- a CDS encoding translation initiation factor IF-5A: MGDKTKVQVSKLKPGRYIIIDGEPCRIVNVTVSSPGKHGSAKARIEAVGIFDGKVRSIVKPTSAEVDVPIIDKRVGQIIAITPDTVQLMDMETYETFDVPIEGGVDDEVKGQLTEGITVEYWETLGRIQIKKIRGE, from the coding sequence ATGGGAGACAAGACTAAGGTTCAGGTCAGCAAGCTCAAGCCGGGCAGGTACATAATTATAGACGGTGAGCCGTGCAGGATCGTCAACGTTACGGTCTCCTCACCGGGCAAGCACGGTTCCGCCAAGGCCAGGATCGAGGCCGTCGGCATCTTCGACGGCAAGGTCAGGAGCATCGTCAAGCCGACCAGCGCCGAAGTTGACGTCCCGATCATCGACAAGCGCGTCGGTCAGATCATTGCCATAACCCCCGATACCGTCCAGCTCATGGACATGGAGACCTACGAGACCTTCGACGTCCCGATCGAGGGCGGCGTCGACGACGAGGTCAAGGGCCAGCTCACCGAGGGAATAACCGTCGAGTACTGGGAGACCCTCGGTAGAATTCAGATAAAGAAGATCAGGGGCGAGTGA